One genomic region from Deltaproteobacteria bacterium encodes:
- a CDS encoding cysteine--tRNA ligase, with product MTRPIKLYNTRTRAVELLKPLEEGKVGIYSCGPTVYNYAHIGNLRAYVFVDTLKRALQWCGYQTNHIMNITDVGHLTDDASDGEDKMELAAKKSGRDIWDLSRYYTSIFFEHTGDLGIQPPNTVCRATDHITQQIEMVQTIHDNGFAYQIDDGIYLDTSKLPKYADFAKLSIDGQQAGARVDVVQGKKNPTDFAIWKFAKGAKRLMEWESPWGRGFPGWHLECSAMSCNYLGERFDIHTGGIDHIPVHHTNEIAQMMAYTKSDEWVNVWMHNNFLVLEQDGEDTKMAKSGANFVTLDSIRSWGIQPLAYRYLLLNTHYRKETRFSRANVEDAAKGLAKLWKKVSQLCEEAGSDKGNLNSPTLEAYRKEVTGGITDDLNTARCLAEVWKIVQDESVSAADKVAFIADTDRVLGLRLTQGPIGGGDGASVDEAKMQKLIQKRNQARTDKDFSTADTIRDALDAVGVRLKDSPEGTTWES from the coding sequence ATGACTCGACCGATAAAGCTCTACAACACCCGAACCCGCGCCGTCGAACTACTAAAGCCCCTCGAAGAAGGCAAAGTAGGCATTTATTCCTGTGGACCCACCGTCTACAACTATGCGCACATCGGCAATCTAAGAGCATATGTATTCGTTGATACTCTCAAGCGAGCGTTACAATGGTGCGGGTACCAAACCAATCACATCATGAATATCACCGATGTCGGCCACCTCACCGACGATGCCAGCGACGGCGAAGATAAGATGGAGCTTGCGGCGAAAAAATCAGGGCGCGATATCTGGGATTTGTCACGCTATTACACAAGCATCTTTTTCGAGCACACCGGTGATTTAGGTATTCAACCGCCCAACACTGTTTGTCGAGCCACCGATCATATCACCCAGCAAATCGAGATGGTTCAAACCATCCATGACAATGGGTTCGCTTATCAAATTGATGATGGGATTTACCTCGATACCAGCAAGCTTCCAAAATATGCTGATTTCGCCAAGCTTTCGATAGACGGACAACAGGCTGGTGCCCGAGTCGATGTTGTTCAAGGCAAGAAAAACCCAACTGATTTTGCCATTTGGAAGTTCGCAAAAGGCGCCAAACGCTTGATGGAATGGGAAAGTCCGTGGGGAAGAGGATTTCCAGGATGGCACCTCGAATGCTCGGCGATGAGCTGCAATTACCTCGGTGAGAGATTTGATATTCACACCGGCGGCATTGACCATATCCCCGTTCACCACACAAATGAAATTGCTCAAATGATGGCTTACACCAAGTCTGACGAATGGGTAAACGTGTGGATGCACAATAACTTTCTCGTTTTAGAACAAGACGGCGAAGACACCAAAATGGCAAAGAGCGGTGCCAACTTCGTGACTCTCGACTCTATCCGTAGCTGGGGAATCCAGCCACTTGCCTACCGTTACCTTTTACTCAACACCCACTACCGCAAAGAGACACGCTTCTCACGAGCCAATGTGGAAGACGCCGCGAAAGGTCTGGCCAAGCTTTGGAAAAAAGTTAGTCAGCTTTGTGAAGAAGCAGGCAGCGATAAGGGCAATTTAAATTCACCGACGCTTGAAGCCTATCGCAAAGAAGTCACAGGCGGGATTACCGATGACTTGAACACTGCGCGATGCCTCGCAGAGGTATGGAAAATTGTTCAGGATGAAAGTGTATCAGCTGCCGACAAGGTAGCCTTTATCGCCGATACAGACCGTGTGTTGGGGCTTCGCCTCACGCAAGGACCCATTGGTGGTGGCGACGGTGCCAGCGTGGATGAAGCGAAAATGCAAAAGCTGATTCAAAAACGCAATCAAGCGCGAACCGACAAAGATTTCTCAACCGCCGACACCATCCGCGATGCACTCGATGCCGTTGGTGTAAGACTGAAAGACAGCCCCGAAGGAACAACCTGGGAAAGTTAA
- a CDS encoding PLP-dependent transferase codes for MTYLPDTHAVHAGRDDLGELGVHALPLDFSTTYPLPDLEQGRDDLARMAQGHLPTHSPVYARLHNPTVGRFEQAMAKLESAEAAVAFSTGMAAITAALMAAQMRGDHIIALRPLYGGSDHLLNSGLFKLDVTWATLDTLAQEIRPTTSLIMLETPANPTLQMTDIRKVADLAGDVPVLVDSTFATPVLQNPLKHGASMVLHSATKFLGGHGDVMGGVIATSEKLAQGLRQIRIATGALLHPMGAYMLHRGLQTLPARIRMAQSSCEQIADFLESHPAITKVYYPGLMNTDLIPDQIRGGGSMLAFEIKGGFEAAARVMGAVNMITPAVSLGSTDTLIQHPAALTHQIVDEKVRDANGISGSLMRISCGLEDPRDIQLDLEQALNESQKTTQARRTKTTRVEQIRAPSKKPVLEETNPTAPVA; via the coding sequence ATGACGTACCTCCCCGATACCCATGCTGTCCACGCCGGCCGAGATGATCTAGGTGAACTCGGAGTCCATGCTTTACCTCTGGATTTCTCGACGACTTATCCCCTGCCCGACCTCGAGCAAGGTCGCGACGACCTCGCTAGAATGGCACAGGGCCATCTCCCAACGCATTCCCCGGTATACGCACGACTTCACAACCCAACCGTTGGTCGTTTCGAACAAGCCATGGCAAAACTCGAATCAGCTGAAGCAGCCGTGGCATTTAGTACCGGAATGGCGGCGATCACAGCAGCGCTCATGGCGGCACAAATGCGGGGTGATCATATCATCGCTTTACGCCCGCTTTATGGTGGATCTGACCATCTTTTAAACAGCGGACTCTTCAAACTTGATGTCACGTGGGCAACTTTGGATACCTTGGCGCAAGAGATCAGGCCCACCACCAGCTTGATCATGCTCGAGACTCCGGCCAACCCGACCCTACAGATGACCGATATACGCAAAGTCGCCGACTTGGCCGGCGATGTCCCGGTACTGGTCGATTCAACATTTGCGACGCCTGTACTTCAAAACCCGCTCAAACATGGGGCCAGCATGGTCTTGCACAGCGCCACCAAGTTCCTCGGGGGCCATGGTGATGTGATGGGCGGCGTCATCGCCACGTCGGAGAAACTTGCCCAAGGTCTTCGCCAGATTCGAATCGCCACCGGTGCATTGCTTCACCCTATGGGAGCCTACATGCTGCACAGAGGCCTTCAGACCCTGCCGGCACGTATCCGCATGGCACAATCAAGCTGCGAGCAAATAGCCGATTTCCTTGAATCTCACCCAGCCATTACCAAAGTCTATTATCCAGGCTTGATGAATACTGATTTGATTCCAGACCAGATTCGCGGTGGCGGCTCCATGTTGGCTTTCGAGATTAAGGGTGGCTTCGAAGCTGCTGCCCGCGTCATGGGCGCAGTGAATATGATTACTCCCGCTGTGAGTCTCGGTTCTACCGATACCCTGATTCAGCACCCAGCTGCTCTCACCCATCAAATCGTTGATGAGAAAGTCAGAGACGCCAATGGGATTTCAGGCTCTCTGATGAGAATCTCCTGTGGGCTTGAAGACCCTCGCGATATCCAGCTGGACTTGGAACAGGCACTCAACGAAAGCCAAAAGACAACCCAAGCTCGGCGTACAAAAACCACCCGTGTGGAACAAATCCGAGCACCGTCAAAAAAACCGGTACTCGAAGAGACGAATCCTACTGCTCCAGTAGCTTGA
- a CDS encoding response regulator, producing the protein MSVEQNDPLRVIAVDDSPSVIAHFKQLVSEMTGINIIGTAKDGLEALALLKEGLPDLVVMDIVMPRMDGLTTLRTMKASYPEIRVAMLSSVAGSRSRAEEAFRLGAVQVITKPFDGAKLRDLFAAEKTHKGRKA; encoded by the coding sequence ATGTCTGTAGAGCAAAACGATCCACTTCGGGTCATTGCTGTGGACGATAGCCCGTCGGTGATCGCACACTTTAAACAATTGGTATCCGAGATGACTGGTATTAATATCATTGGTACCGCGAAGGATGGTCTTGAAGCACTTGCATTGCTCAAGGAAGGCCTACCTGACTTGGTTGTCATGGATATCGTGATGCCGCGGATGGATGGTTTAACAACCCTTCGTACAATGAAAGCAAGTTATCCTGAGATACGCGTAGCGATGTTGTCATCGGTTGCGGGTTCACGTTCGAGGGCCGAAGAGGCTTTTCGACTTGGGGCAGTGCAAGTTATTACGAAGCCATTTGATGGTGCAAAATTAAGAGACCTATTCGCAGCCGAAAAAACGCATAAAGGGCGCAAGGCATAG
- a CDS encoding glutamate--cysteine ligase, whose product MSRDVDQSDTPILQDEEELVTFFKASEKSPEYFRVGAETERVLFAKDTLAPIPYEGGIRPLLEGMTQKGWSMEPLGLHKDGMSVSLEPGGQLELAGRPVTHSDDTRAEVDTFNREILDVCEPLGIGVSSLGMRPFSRVSDACWMPRERYRGMRTYLDAQGQCGHHMMVMTATIQANYDFESEADMVRKMRVGMGASPIVAALFANSPYGPDGWTGYRSRRCAIWFHVDPERCGLLPMVYEEDFGFRKYLDYILDIPMFFLQRGAVFHDVERLTFRKFLHEGFNGEKATLADFETHLSTIFPEVRLKRFIEVRSADGGPAEMAAALAALWKGLFYDPTSLAAADALLKDFSMPQRLQMQQCAAQDALKGHGKGFHMGELAKELVKLGSEGLKRLSVGVGDESHHLAPLEDIANSGETLADKLLAKFGAGPLDEKARRSIMQETSIDAAS is encoded by the coding sequence ATGTCTCGAGATGTTGATCAAAGCGATACCCCCATTCTTCAAGACGAAGAAGAGCTGGTTACGTTTTTCAAGGCGTCAGAAAAATCTCCGGAATATTTCCGAGTCGGCGCTGAAACTGAGCGTGTTCTCTTTGCAAAAGACACCCTCGCTCCCATTCCATATGAAGGTGGAATTCGCCCATTGCTTGAGGGCATGACCCAAAAGGGTTGGAGCATGGAGCCTTTGGGTCTTCACAAGGACGGAATGTCCGTTTCGCTAGAACCAGGTGGACAGTTAGAGCTTGCGGGGCGGCCCGTGACTCACAGCGACGACACCCGTGCGGAAGTCGATACATTTAACCGCGAGATTTTAGACGTTTGTGAGCCCTTGGGAATAGGGGTGAGTAGCCTCGGAATGAGACCATTTTCGAGAGTAAGCGATGCATGTTGGATGCCTCGTGAGCGTTACCGTGGAATGCGAACCTATCTCGATGCTCAAGGCCAATGCGGTCACCACATGATGGTGATGACGGCCACGATTCAAGCAAATTATGATTTCGAGAGCGAAGCGGACATGGTTCGAAAGATGCGCGTTGGAATGGGTGCATCCCCAATTGTAGCTGCGCTTTTTGCCAACTCGCCTTATGGGCCAGATGGCTGGACCGGATACCGAAGTCGCCGTTGTGCGATTTGGTTTCATGTGGATCCTGAACGATGCGGCCTGCTGCCGATGGTTTATGAAGAAGATTTCGGTTTTCGAAAATACTTGGATTATATCCTCGATATACCCATGTTCTTTTTGCAGCGTGGCGCAGTCTTTCATGATGTGGAAAGACTCACGTTTCGAAAGTTTTTACATGAAGGTTTTAATGGCGAGAAAGCCACATTGGCCGATTTTGAAACACATCTATCGACGATTTTTCCCGAAGTTCGCCTGAAGCGATTTATTGAAGTTCGCTCAGCTGATGGCGGGCCTGCTGAGATGGCGGCGGCGCTTGCCGCTTTGTGGAAAGGTCTTTTTTACGACCCAACATCGCTGGCTGCGGCAGACGCTTTACTCAAAGACTTCTCGATGCCCCAGCGGCTTCAAATGCAGCAATGTGCGGCTCAAGATGCCCTGAAGGGTCACGGTAAAGGATTTCACATGGGTGAACTTGCCAAGGAGCTGGTTAAGTTAGGCAGTGAGGGGCTCAAGCGCCTATCCGTAGGTGTGGGCGATGAGTCTCATCATCTGGCACCGTTAGAAGATATTGCTAATTCTGGGGAAACGCTGGCCGATAAACTATTGGCGAAGTTTGGTGCGGGCCCTCTCGATGAAAAGGCCCGTCGCAGTATCATGCAAGAAACGTCTATCGACGCCGCTTCCTAA